From a single Arachis hypogaea cultivar Tifrunner chromosome 3, arahy.Tifrunner.gnm2.J5K5, whole genome shotgun sequence genomic region:
- the LOC112789477 gene encoding protein ORANGE-GREEN, chloroplastic, giving the protein MMMLCLGKFAGFSINPIHLCDSTRFVQHRHVNLKFRSTWRWRVMAQDSSSSESSSFAIDSDTSDKNASAPGFCIIEGPETVQDFAKMELQEIQDNIRSRRNKIFLHMEEVRRLRIQQRLKNAELGILTEEQENELPNFPSFIPFLPPLTSANLKQYYATCFSLIAGIILFGGLLAPTLELKLGLGGTSYADFIRSVHLPMQLSQVDPIVASFSGGAVGVISALMVVEINNVKQQEQKRCKYCLGTGYLACARCSSTGALVLIEPVSTVNSRDQPLSPPKTERCSNCSGSGKVMCPTCLCTGMAMASEHDPRIDPFD; this is encoded by the exons ATGATGATGCTGTGTTTGGGTAAATTCGCTGGATTCTCAATAAATCCAATTCATCTCTGCGATTCCACCAGATTCGTACAGCATCGCCATGTGAACTTGAAATTCAGATCAACATGGAGATGGCGCGTCATGGCTCAAGATTCCTCTTCCTCTGAATCTTCTTCTTTTGCAATTGATTCTGATACTTCCGACAAAAACGCTTCTGCTCctgg ATTCTGCATCATAGAAGGTCCAGAAACAGTACAAGACTTTGCCAAGATGGAACTCCAAGAGATTCAGGATAACATTCGGAGTCGGAGGAACAAAATTTTTCTCCATATGGAAGAG GTTCGTAGGCTTAGGATACAACAAAGGCTGAAAAATGCTGAACTTGGAATTTTAACAGAAGAGCAGGAGAACGAACTTCCTAACTTCCCATCATTTATTCCATTCTTGCCCCCTTTG ACTTCTGCAAACCTGAAGCAATATTATGCAACCTGTTTTTCTCTCATTGCCGGGATAATTCTTTTTGGCGGTCTCCTTGCACCCACT TTGGAGCTTAAGCTTGGGCTAGGGGGCACATCTTATGCAGATTTTATTCGAAGTGTACATCTGCCTATGCAGTTGAG TCAGGTTGATCCGATAGTGGCGTCATTTTCCGGAGGAGCAGTTGGAGTGATCTCAGCTTTAATGGTTGTTGAGATAAATAATGTAAAACAGCAGGAGCAGAAAAGATGCAAATACTGTCTTGGTACCG GATATCTTGCATGTGCCCGCTGTTCTAGCACAGGAGCCCTGGTTCTGATTGAACCAGTCTCCACGGTCAATAGTCGAGACCAGCCTTTATCGCCACCAAAAACTGAGAGATGTTCTAATTGTTCAGGATCTGGCAAG GTTATGTGTCCAACATGTCTCTGCACTGGAATGGCCATGGCAAGCGAACATGATCCTCGAATTGACCCTTTTGATTAG